In the Solibacillus sp. FSL K6-1523 genome, one interval contains:
- a CDS encoding NCS2 family permease, whose product MKKYFEFDKLGTNYRKETLGGLTTFLSMAYILAVNPGMLSAAGMDYNAVFVATALAAAVGSLFMGLIARYPIALAPGMGLNAFFAFSVVLGMGMAWETALTGVLFSGLIFIILSLTGLRETIINAIPAQLKYAVGAGIGLFITFVGFQGSGIIVGDEATLVKLGDVTSGNALLAVFGVVITAIFMAKKINGGIFYGMVITAIAGMIFGLVNVPEKVFSGIPDVSPTFGAAFAAFADLGLIFNMDFLIVVLTFLFVDFFDTAGTLMAVAGQAGLVKDNKLPRAGRALLADALATVTGAIFGTSTTTSYVESTAGVAAGARTGFASVVTGILFLLALFISPLLAVVTSAVTAPALIIVGALMVSSLRLIEWDKIEIAIPAFLVILCMPLGYSIATGIAIGFLFYPITMIVAGRSKEVHPIMYGMFLIFLGYFIFL is encoded by the coding sequence ATGAAAAAATATTTCGAGTTTGATAAACTTGGAACAAATTATCGCAAGGAAACATTAGGCGGATTAACAACCTTCCTATCAATGGCATATATTTTAGCTGTTAACCCAGGAATGCTTTCTGCGGCAGGCATGGATTATAATGCGGTATTCGTAGCAACGGCTCTTGCAGCGGCAGTGGGTAGTTTATTTATGGGACTTATTGCAAGATACCCAATAGCACTAGCACCGGGTATGGGGCTGAACGCATTCTTTGCTTTCTCAGTAGTATTAGGAATGGGGATGGCTTGGGAAACAGCATTAACAGGTGTTTTATTCTCAGGGTTAATTTTCATCATACTTTCATTAACAGGTTTACGTGAAACGATTATCAACGCAATACCAGCTCAATTAAAATATGCAGTAGGTGCTGGTATTGGTTTATTCATTACATTTGTAGGTTTCCAAGGATCGGGCATTATCGTAGGTGACGAGGCGACTTTAGTAAAACTTGGTGATGTAACATCAGGTAATGCATTATTAGCAGTATTCGGTGTCGTTATTACAGCAATCTTCATGGCTAAAAAGATCAACGGTGGTATTTTCTACGGGATGGTTATTACAGCAATCGCTGGTATGATCTTCGGTTTAGTAAATGTACCGGAAAAGGTATTCTCGGGAATTCCCGATGTTTCGCCGACATTTGGTGCAGCTTTTGCAGCATTTGCAGACTTGGGCTTAATTTTTAATATGGATTTCTTAATTGTCGTCCTAACATTTTTATTCGTAGACTTCTTTGATACGGCTGGTACATTAATGGCGGTAGCAGGGCAAGCAGGTTTAGTAAAAGATAATAAATTACCACGTGCAGGTCGTGCTTTATTAGCCGATGCATTGGCAACAGTAACAGGTGCTATTTTCGGTACATCAACAACAACTTCTTACGTAGAGTCTACTGCTGGTGTAGCAGCAGGTGCGCGTACAGGATTTGCTTCAGTTGTAACAGGTATATTATTCTTACTAGCATTATTTATTTCTCCATTACTAGCAGTAGTGACGTCAGCAGTAACAGCACCAGCATTAATTATCGTAGGTGCGTTAATGGTATCTTCATTACGTTTAATTGAATGGGACAAGATTGAAATCGCAATACCGGCATTTTTAGTTATCTTATGTATGCCACTTGGTTATTCAATCGCAACGGGTATCGCAATTGGTTTCTTATTCTACCCAATTACAATGATAGTTGCAGGGCGTAGTAAAGAAGTTCATCCGATCATGTACGGTATGTTCTTAATCTTCTTAGGTTACTTTATCTTCTTATAA